One Canis lupus familiaris isolate Mischka breed German Shepherd chromosome 20, alternate assembly UU_Cfam_GSD_1.0, whole genome shotgun sequence genomic region harbors:
- the KLF15 gene encoding Krueppel-like factor 15, with translation MVDHLLPVDETFSSPKCPVGYLGDRLASGRAYHMLPSPLSEDDSDASSLCSCASPDSQAVCSCYSSGPGAEGQDSILDFLLSQATLGSGGGSGIGAGSGPMAWGAWRRTPAPVKGEHFCFPEFPVGDPDDVPRPFQPTLEEIEEFLEENMELGAKEAPESNSKNAEACSQLSGGPHRSHLHPGSGGRERCTPLLGGAGADGSQSPAGGPASDGPIPVLLQIQPVQVKQESGMEPASPGQAPEGVRVAQLLVNIQGQTFALVPQVVPSSNVNLPSKFVRIAPVPIAAKPIGSGPLGPGSTGLLMGQKFPKNPAAELIKMHKCTFPGCSKMYTKSSHLKAHLRRHTGEKPFACTWPGCGWRFSRSDELSRHRRSHSGVKPYQCPVCEKKFARSDHLSKHIKVHRFPRSSRSVRAVN, from the exons ATGGTGGACCACTTGCTTCCAGTGGACGAGACCTTCTCGTCACCGAAATGCCCAGTTGGTTACCTGGGTGACAGGTTAGCCAGTGGACGGGCATACCACATGCTGCCCTCACCCCTCTCGGAGGATGACAGCGACgcctccagcctctgctcctGCGCCAGCCCGGACTCACAAGCCGTCTGCTCCTGCTACAGCAGTGGCCCGGGTGCTGAGGGCCAGGACAGCATCTTGGACTTCCTGCTGTCCCAGGCCACCCTgggcagtggtggtggcagtggcatCGGGGCTGGCAGTGGTCCCATGGCCTGGGGGGCCTGGCGCAGGACACCAGCACCTGTCAAGGGGGAGCATTTCTGCTTCCCCGAATTTCCTGTGGGTGACCCTGATGATGTCCCAAGGCCCTTCCAGCCCACCCTGGAGGAGATTGAAGAGTTTCTGGAGGAGAACATGGAGCTGGGGGCCAAGGAGGCCCCAGAGAGCAACAGTAAGAACGCGGAGGCCTGCAGCCAGCTCTCAGGCGGGCCACACAGGAGCCACCTCCACCCCGGGTCCGGTGGCAGAGAGCGCTGCACTCCCCTCCTGGGCGGTGCTGGTGCAGATGGCAGCCAGAGCCCGGCTGGGGGGCCCGCGTCAGATGGCCCCATCCCCGTGCTGCTACAGATCCAGCCTGTGCAGGTGAAGCAGGAATCAGGCATGGAGCCGGCCTCCCCTGGGCAGGCCCCAGAAGGTGTCAGGGTTGCCCAGCTTCTGGTCAACATCCAGGGTCAGACCTTTGCACTTGTGCCCCAGGTGGTGCCATCCTCCAACGTGAACCTGCCTTCCAAGTTCGTGCGGATCGCCCCTGTGCCCATCGCTGCCAAGCCCATTGGGTCGGGACCCCTGGGGCCCGGCTCCACTGGCCTCCTCATGGGCCAGAAGTTCCCCAAGAACCCCGCAGCAGAACTCATCAAAATGCACAAATGTACTTTCCCCGGCTGCAGCAAGATGTACACCAAGAGCAGCCACCTCAAGGCGCACTTGCGCCGGCACACAGGCGAGAAGCCCTTTGCCTGCACCTGGCCGGGCTGCGGCTGGAG GTTCTCCCGCTCCGACGAGCTGTCGCGGCACCGGCGCTCGCACTCGGGCGTGAAGCCCTACCAGTGCCCCGTGTGTGAGAAGAAGTTCGCGCGGAGCGACCACCTGTCCAAGCACATCAAGGTGCACCGCTTTCCCCGGAGCAGCCGCTCGGTGCGCGCGGTGAACTGa